Proteins encoded by one window of Swingsia samuiensis:
- a CDS encoding endonuclease/exonuclease/phosphatase family protein, with amino-acid sequence MDLLTSIAINRPFRIISWNLLRWDGASLEDILTVIRTENPDIILMQEALDLVDNLPSRLGGYYNRIPLPGRPHGTACWSRFPFAKPPVLCHLPRGIIVKRTAQVLDFGLFSLANVHLSHGQILNRRQLRTITKNMHYNAVIMGDFNLVGPVLLPGFQDVGPREKTHRMLDRVPLRLDRCLTRGINRLEAHALPRFGSDHRPISVSLTITP; translated from the coding sequence ATGGATCTTCTGACATCTATCGCTATTAACCGACCTTTTCGAATAATCAGCTGGAATCTTCTTCGATGGGACGGTGCTTCTTTAGAAGATATTTTAACCGTTATCCGGACAGAAAACCCTGATATTATTTTAATGCAGGAAGCGCTTGATCTAGTCGATAATCTTCCATCTCGCCTTGGTGGATATTATAATCGCATCCCTCTGCCCGGCCGACCACATGGAACCGCTTGCTGGAGCCGTTTCCCCTTTGCAAAACCGCCAGTTTTATGCCATCTACCCCGTGGTATTATTGTTAAACGTACAGCTCAAGTGTTGGATTTTGGCCTCTTCTCTCTTGCCAATGTTCATCTCTCACACGGACAAATTCTGAACCGCCGCCAATTGCGTACAATTACCAAAAATATGCATTATAATGCCGTGATTATGGGAGATTTTAATCTTGTTGGCCCTGTTCTTCTTCCCGGCTTTCAAGATGTTGGCCCCCGCGAAAAAACACACCGTATGTTAGACCGCGTTCCTTTACGCTTAGATCGTTGTTTAACACGAGGGATTAACCGGCTAGAAGCCCACGCCTTACCTCGATTTGGCTCAGATCATCGCCCTATTTCTGTTTCTTTAACCATCACACCATAA
- the cls gene encoding cardiolipin synthase, translated as MSWVILKEFFDIGRWVVPIPVTLHALRHKRNTAACAGWIGVSWMSPYIGSALYLMFGINRVYRRARKMADQHTWEGRELLVKYRQVIEGNLAPLAKMLGRLTERPLMRGNSVKVFHDGDNTYPIMIEAIQNAQSSVVLCSYIFRDDVVGEDFAEALINAHTRGVEVRVLVDGIGSGYFRCPIQRRLRKKGVPCARFMHSIWPWKMPFINLRNHRKILVVDGRVGFMGGLNIGAENVLSLKTKIPVADTHFLVKGPVVHQLAVAFAWDWSFTTGETLKGTPYLPEPGPVGDIPMRVVTSGPDMDLEKIEYGMLQALTLAKKNIRFMTPYFLPDERFSSVINLAAARGVVIDIVVPQRSNHRIIDYARDASLRPYLDAGCRIWMADPPFNHSKLMVVDDEWSFVGSTNLDVRSLRLNFEVNLEMYDIGLATELSKFIDSHKKNRLTHHDIDRIPFVLQVRNEVFRLFMPYL; from the coding sequence ATGTCTTGGGTTATTTTAAAAGAGTTTTTTGACATTGGGCGATGGGTTGTTCCTATCCCTGTAACTTTGCATGCCTTACGCCATAAAAGGAACACCGCAGCGTGTGCTGGTTGGATTGGCGTCTCGTGGATGTCCCCTTATATTGGTAGTGCTCTTTATTTAATGTTTGGGATTAATCGCGTTTATCGTCGTGCACGAAAAATGGCTGACCAACATACGTGGGAAGGGCGTGAATTACTGGTTAAATATCGTCAAGTGATCGAAGGCAATTTGGCTCCTTTGGCAAAAATGCTAGGTCGTTTGACAGAGCGCCCTTTAATGCGTGGAAATTCAGTGAAGGTTTTTCATGACGGGGATAATACTTATCCCATCATGATTGAAGCCATCCAGAATGCTCAGAGTTCTGTCGTTCTGTGCTCGTACATATTTCGGGATGATGTTGTTGGCGAAGATTTTGCAGAAGCTCTGATCAACGCCCATACGCGCGGGGTAGAGGTTCGTGTATTGGTGGATGGTATTGGGAGCGGGTATTTTCGGTGTCCTATACAGAGGAGGTTGCGTAAAAAAGGAGTGCCTTGTGCACGCTTTATGCACTCGATCTGGCCTTGGAAAATGCCATTTATTAACTTGCGGAACCATCGGAAAATTCTTGTTGTTGATGGTCGAGTGGGCTTCATGGGAGGCCTTAATATTGGCGCAGAAAATGTATTGAGCCTCAAAACGAAAATCCCCGTTGCAGATACACATTTTTTAGTAAAAGGGCCTGTCGTCCATCAGCTTGCTGTTGCGTTTGCTTGGGATTGGTCTTTTACGACTGGCGAAACTTTGAAAGGGACACCTTATTTGCCAGAACCTGGTCCGGTAGGTGATATCCCTATGCGAGTAGTGACATCCGGGCCTGATATGGATTTGGAAAAAATTGAATATGGAATGTTGCAGGCATTGACCTTAGCAAAAAAGAATATTCGATTTATGACACCTTATTTTTTGCCTGATGAGCGTTTTTCGTCTGTAATTAATCTTGCTGCTGCGCGAGGTGTGGTTATTGATATTGTTGTTCCTCAAAGAAGCAATCATAGAATTATTGATTACGCGCGGGATGCAAGCTTACGACCTTATTTAGATGCAGGATGCCGGATTTGGATGGCGGATCCACCTTTTAATCATTCAAAGTTGATGGTGGTGGATGATGAGTGGAGTTTCGTTGGAAGTACTAATTTGGATGTAAGGTCTTTACGTTTGAATTTTGAAGTCAATTTAGAGATGTATGATATAGGCTTGGCTACAGAACTAAGTAAATTCATAGATTCCCATAAAAAAAACCGACTAACACATCATGATATTGATCGGATACCTTTTGTTTTACAGGTGAGAAACGAGGTTTTTCGCCTTTTTATGCCATATCTATAA
- a CDS encoding arginyltransferase: MQHRPKLFYTTDPSPCPYLPDRMERKILTVLSRPSAPALYDRLSQAGFRRSHSLIYAPACANCQACIPIRIPARLFKISRGQKRVWKHYDRHIQAIICPPFATTEQFSLFQRYQNIRHANGDMADMFWDEYKALIENTPIHTIIIEFRLKGDDTLICVSLVDVMEDGLSAVYTFYDPENPSKSWGTYSILWLIEQTIHMQKSYLYLGYYVPGSQKMAYKTNFQPAEIFRNGHWLEYQTAV, encoded by the coding sequence ATGCAACATCGCCCCAAGCTCTTCTATACAACAGACCCTTCTCCCTGCCCTTACCTACCGGACCGTATGGAACGTAAGATCCTTACAGTTCTTTCTAGGCCGTCTGCTCCAGCACTCTATGACCGTCTATCTCAAGCTGGTTTCCGAAGGAGTCATTCCCTTATTTACGCTCCTGCTTGTGCGAACTGTCAAGCATGTATTCCCATTCGTATTCCTGCCAGATTATTTAAAATATCTCGTGGCCAGAAAAGAGTTTGGAAGCATTACGATCGCCATATTCAAGCAATAATATGCCCGCCTTTTGCAACAACAGAGCAATTTTCTCTTTTTCAACGCTATCAGAACATTCGTCATGCAAATGGTGATATGGCTGATATGTTCTGGGACGAATATAAAGCATTAATCGAAAATACTCCCATCCACACCATTATTATAGAGTTTCGTCTCAAGGGAGATGACACCCTCATATGTGTCAGTTTAGTCGATGTGATGGAAGATGGGCTATCGGCTGTTTATACTTTTTACGACCCAGAAAATCCAAGTAAATCATGGGGAACATATTCTATTCTGTGGTTAATCGAACAAACAATCCACATGCAGAAATCCTATTTATATTTAGGATATTACGTCCCCGGCAGTCAGAAAATGGCTTATAAAACCAATTTCCAACCAGCAGAAATATTTCGCAACGGACATTGGCTCGAATACCAAACAGCCGTTTAA
- the parC gene encoding DNA topoisomerase IV subunit A, giving the protein MGVDLAGHIEDTKLAEALSERYIAYAMSTIMARSLPDVRDGLKPVHRRLLYAMQQLRLDPTSGFKKCARVVGDVIGKFHPHGDASVYEALVRLAQDFAVRYPLIEGQGNFGSIDGDGAAAMRYTESRLTEVAQTLLDGINDDGVDFRPTYDNEDHEPVVLPGTFPNLLANGAAGIAVGMATSIPPHNAAEICNAAKLLIENPEATVADLVEHIPGPDFPTGGILVEDRDSIIRSYETGRGSFRTRARWEKEEGRFGTWSIIVTEIPYQVQKSRLIEQIAELMEKRELPLLGDVRDESTTDIRLVLEPKSKTTDPEVLMETLFRKTPLENRFSLNMNVLGGDRVPGVLSLKAVILAWLNHLHEVLIRRLNHRLAAVLRRLEILDGFLAVYLNLDEVIRIIREEDEPKISLMKTFELTDLQAEAVLNMRLRSLRRLEEMEIRKERDSLASERKSIETLLGSEKRRWTRIGKDLDATIKKFGSGALGNRRTQIAKPPKAVDISAAFEVEKEPLTILLSREGWIRAMKGHGLDPQGHRFKEGDEAGLFSECQSVDRLCLIASGGKAFTIKAADLPRGRGFGQPVRTLVDIPQEERVVALFPVTEEGKRIIASESGRGMIVSETGIAAEKRTGKQVFNLKDGESIFACIPVEGTHVLALGSNKRALIFPMEQLPEMSRGSGVSLQKLGDNTLRVLRTLTLKDGLIWQEGQRVRSAEDLSVLEGRRGAVGRAAPQWMLRKN; this is encoded by the coding sequence ATGGGCGTTGATCTGGCCGGCCATATTGAAGATACTAAACTCGCGGAAGCGTTGAGTGAACGGTACATTGCGTATGCAATGTCTACGATTATGGCGCGTTCTTTGCCTGATGTGCGTGATGGTCTTAAACCCGTGCATCGTCGTCTCCTTTATGCAATGCAGCAACTTCGCCTTGATCCCACATCTGGGTTTAAAAAGTGTGCACGTGTTGTGGGTGATGTGATTGGTAAGTTCCATCCACATGGTGATGCATCAGTGTATGAAGCACTGGTGCGTTTGGCGCAGGACTTTGCTGTTCGTTATCCGTTGATCGAAGGACAGGGTAATTTCGGATCAATTGACGGTGATGGTGCTGCAGCTATGCGGTATACAGAAAGTCGTCTAACCGAAGTTGCGCAGACACTTTTGGATGGAATTAACGATGATGGCGTTGATTTCCGTCCGACTTATGACAATGAAGATCATGAACCCGTTGTTTTGCCGGGAACCTTCCCAAATTTGTTAGCTAATGGGGCGGCAGGAATTGCCGTTGGAATGGCGACAAGCATTCCTCCTCATAATGCTGCTGAAATTTGTAATGCGGCAAAATTACTAATTGAGAATCCAGAAGCGACTGTTGCAGATTTAGTTGAACACATTCCCGGCCCGGATTTTCCGACAGGTGGGATTTTAGTAGAAGATCGGGATTCGATTATTCGTTCTTATGAAACGGGTAGAGGAAGCTTTCGGACGCGCGCCCGTTGGGAAAAGGAAGAAGGGCGTTTTGGGACGTGGTCTATTATCGTTACCGAAATTCCTTATCAGGTTCAGAAATCCAGATTAATTGAGCAAATTGCAGAACTGATGGAAAAGCGGGAACTTCCGCTTTTGGGCGATGTCCGCGATGAAAGTACGACGGATATTCGTCTGGTTTTAGAGCCAAAAAGCAAGACTACTGATCCAGAAGTGTTGATGGAAACCTTGTTTCGTAAAACGCCTTTGGAAAATCGTTTCAGCCTTAATATGAATGTGTTGGGTGGGGATCGTGTTCCGGGAGTACTTTCTTTAAAGGCTGTGATTCTTGCATGGTTGAATCACTTACATGAGGTTTTGATTCGACGGTTAAACCATCGTTTAGCAGCAGTTTTGCGACGACTGGAAATTCTTGACGGTTTTTTAGCGGTTTACCTCAATCTGGATGAAGTTATTCGGATTATTCGTGAGGAGGATGAGCCGAAAATAAGCCTCATGAAGACGTTCGAACTTACGGATTTACAGGCTGAGGCCGTTTTGAATATGCGTTTGCGTTCTCTGCGCCGCTTAGAAGAAATGGAAATTCGTAAAGAGCGTGATTCTTTGGCGAGTGAGCGTAAGTCTATAGAAACCCTCCTCGGATCAGAAAAACGTCGCTGGACGCGAATTGGAAAAGATCTGGATGCAACGATTAAGAAGTTTGGAAGCGGTGCATTAGGCAATAGAAGAACTCAAATAGCGAAGCCACCGAAAGCGGTTGATATTTCTGCAGCTTTTGAAGTGGAGAAAGAGCCACTCACCATTCTTCTATCCAGAGAAGGTTGGATTAGAGCCATGAAAGGCCATGGGCTGGATCCACAAGGGCATCGTTTCAAAGAGGGTGATGAAGCGGGGCTTTTCTCTGAGTGCCAAAGTGTTGACCGCTTGTGTCTGATTGCGAGTGGAGGAAAGGCCTTTACCATTAAAGCCGCTGATTTGCCGCGAGGAAGAGGTTTTGGCCAACCTGTGAGAACGTTGGTGGATATTCCTCAAGAAGAAAGGGTTGTGGCGTTATTCCCTGTGACAGAGGAAGGAAAACGGATTATCGCGTCTGAAAGTGGCCGAGGAATGATCGTTTCAGAAACGGGGATAGCCGCAGAGAAAAGAACGGGGAAGCAGGTTTTTAATCTGAAAGACGGCGAGAGTATTTTTGCATGTATTCCTGTCGAAGGAACGCATGTGCTTGCTTTAGGAAGTAATAAGCGGGCGCTTATTTTCCCGATGGAACAACTGCCTGAGATGTCACGTGGTTCTGGCGTGTCATTACAAAAATTAGGGGATAATACTTTACGTGTGTTACGCACGCTCACCTTGAAGGATGGCCTTATTTGGCAAGAAGGACAGCGTGTACGTTCTGCGGAAGATTTATCCGTGTTGGAAGGTCGTAGAGGAGCGGTAGGGCGTGCCGCTCCGCAATGGATGTTACGAAAAAATTAA
- the recO gene encoding DNA repair protein RecO, whose product MVEWEEAALIVSVQPYGEGSALVHLFSEQHGISHGMVRGGRSRRQSFLWQVGNLVMARYRARLAENLGSIIAEPIQSVGNRLLDFPLSLAIVTSACALVDGALPQGEAHPELFMRLVRLLMLISLEPHMPSVTPYLLWEKELLAELGYGLDLSVCAVTGHRENLKFVSPKTGRAVSEEGAGEWRDRLLPLPSFFLNTAEDGSPEEWLQGMNLTGHFFSRWVFGVRHLPLPFARERLLNRVHGLVENGPDVSV is encoded by the coding sequence ATGGTGGAATGGGAAGAGGCGGCGTTAATTGTTTCTGTTCAGCCTTATGGTGAAGGGAGCGCTTTAGTTCACTTGTTTAGTGAGCAGCATGGAATCTCGCATGGAATGGTACGCGGTGGGCGTTCTCGTCGGCAAAGCTTTCTTTGGCAAGTAGGTAATCTTGTTATGGCGAGGTATCGCGCGCGATTAGCAGAGAATTTAGGAAGTATTATAGCAGAGCCTATTCAAAGTGTAGGAAATCGCTTGTTAGATTTCCCATTATCTTTAGCCATTGTGACGAGTGCTTGTGCTTTGGTGGATGGAGCTTTGCCGCAAGGGGAAGCGCATCCAGAGCTATTTATGCGTTTGGTTCGATTATTAATGCTCATTAGTCTAGAGCCTCATATGCCAAGTGTTACACCTTACCTTCTTTGGGAAAAAGAGTTGTTGGCTGAATTGGGGTATGGGCTTGATTTAAGTGTTTGTGCAGTGACAGGGCATAGAGAGAATTTGAAGTTTGTCTCTCCCAAAACGGGCCGAGCTGTTAGCGAAGAAGGTGCAGGAGAGTGGCGTGATCGTCTTTTGCCTTTGCCTTCATTCTTTTTAAATACGGCTGAAGATGGCTCCCCTGAAGAGTGGCTTCAGGGGATGAATTTGACAGGGCATTTCTTTTCCCGTTGGGTTTTCGGAGTAAGACATTTGCCACTGCCTTTTGCGCGCGAAAGATTGTTAAATCGTGTTCATGGGCTTGTTGAGAATGGTCCGGATGTTTCAGTATGA
- the tsf gene encoding translation elongation factor Ts → MAEITAALVRELREKTGAGMMDCKKALTEANGDMEAAIDWLRKKGLSQAAKKSGRTTAEGLVGVASEKNRAAMVEVNAETDFVGRNEAFQAFVEQVAHAALKTGDDLEAIKAATLPSGRTVADELTHLIATIGENMSLRRAKVLSVPSGVVASYVHGALRPGIGKIGVLAALEAPSESEAIVTLGRQIGMHVAATRPASLDVASVDNESLERERSVLVEQARASGKPEAIIDKMVDGRIRKFYEEVVLLEQVWVHDGESRVSKIVKDAGAKLVAFERFHLGEGIEKEENDFAAEVAAAAGSK, encoded by the coding sequence ATGGCAGAGATTACAGCAGCTTTAGTTCGTGAATTGCGTGAAAAAACCGGCGCAGGCATGATGGATTGCAAAAAAGCGCTAACAGAAGCAAATGGTGACATGGAAGCCGCCATTGACTGGTTGCGTAAAAAAGGTCTGTCACAGGCTGCTAAAAAATCTGGCCGTACAACAGCTGAAGGTCTCGTCGGTGTTGCTTCTGAAAAGAACCGCGCCGCTATGGTTGAAGTTAATGCTGAAACAGACTTCGTAGGCCGTAACGAAGCGTTCCAAGCTTTTGTTGAACAGGTTGCACACGCTGCTTTAAAAACAGGTGATGATCTAGAAGCGATTAAAGCTGCAACACTTCCTTCTGGCCGTACCGTTGCAGATGAACTTACGCATCTGATTGCAACAATTGGTGAGAATATGAGCTTGCGCCGTGCGAAAGTTCTATCTGTTCCATCAGGTGTTGTTGCAAGCTATGTGCACGGCGCTTTGCGTCCTGGTATTGGTAAGATTGGTGTTTTAGCGGCTTTGGAAGCTCCATCTGAATCAGAAGCCATTGTAACACTTGGCCGTCAGATTGGTATGCATGTTGCTGCAACGCGTCCTGCATCTCTTGATGTTGCGAGTGTTGATAATGAGTCTCTTGAGCGTGAACGTTCTGTTCTTGTTGAGCAGGCTCGTGCATCTGGTAAGCCTGAAGCCATTATTGATAAGATGGTAGATGGTCGTATCCGCAAGTTCTATGAAGAAGTTGTTCTTCTGGAGCAGGTTTGGGTGCACGATGGTGAAAGTCGCGTTTCTAAAATTGTTAAGGATGCTGGTGCAAAGCTGGTTGCTTTTGAACGCTTCCATCTCGGTGAAGGCATTGAGAAAGAAGAGAATGACTTTGCTGCAGAAGTTGCGGCAGCAGCAGGTTCAAAATAA
- the rpsB gene encoding 30S ribosomal protein S2, with amino-acid sequence MAMPDFTMRQLLEAGVHFGHHTRRWNPAMAPFLFGVRNQVHIIDLQQTVPMLDRALKVVRDTVAGGGRVLFVGTKRAAAEHIAEAAQRCGQYYVNHRWLGGMLTNWKTITGSIKRLRQIDEMLAGDTTGLTKKEILDITRDREKLERSLGGIKEMGGLPDLIFVIDTNKEKLAVEEANKLGIPVIGVLDSNSNPAGVTYPVPGNDDAIRAITLYCDLVAGAVLDGISAELAASGHDIGAEEELPAETAVLEAAAAEGAEQASA; translated from the coding sequence ATGGCAATGCCTGATTTCACAATGCGCCAGCTGCTTGAAGCTGGTGTTCACTTTGGTCACCATACACGCCGTTGGAACCCTGCAATGGCACCGTTCTTGTTCGGTGTCCGTAATCAGGTTCACATCATTGACCTTCAGCAAACTGTTCCAATGTTGGATCGTGCGCTGAAAGTTGTACGTGACACTGTTGCTGGTGGTGGCCGTGTTCTTTTCGTAGGAACAAAGCGCGCTGCGGCAGAGCATATTGCAGAAGCAGCTCAACGTTGCGGTCAGTATTATGTTAACCATCGCTGGCTCGGTGGAATGCTGACAAACTGGAAGACAATCACCGGTTCAATTAAGCGTTTGCGTCAAATTGATGAGATGCTTGCTGGTGATACAACAGGCCTAACCAAGAAAGAAATTCTTGATATCACGCGTGACCGTGAAAAGCTTGAACGCTCTCTTGGTGGTATCAAGGAAATGGGTGGCCTTCCTGACCTCATTTTCGTAATCGATACCAACAAAGAAAAGCTTGCTGTTGAAGAAGCAAACAAGCTTGGCATTCCTGTTATCGGCGTTTTGGATAGTAACTCTAACCCAGCAGGCGTTACATACCCTGTTCCAGGTAACGATGATGCTATTCGTGCAATTACACTATACTGTGACTTGGTTGCAGGTGCTGTTCTTGACGGTATCTCTGCTGAGCTTGCAGCATCTGGACATGATATCGGGGCAGAAGAAGAACTGCCAGCAGAAACAGCTGTTCTTGAAGCGGCCGCTGCTGAAGGTGCTGAACAAGCTTCTGCATAA
- the dnaE gene encoding DNA polymerase III subunit alpha yields MSHADFIHLRNHSAYSLSQGAIRIPDLVALAAKNKMPAVALTDSGNLFGALEFSLLCRSGGIQPIVGCQLALPARNTKPGAPSEPLVVLARNEVGLANLQILSSYGFLNGDPADPTVAVDVLCQHSEGLFLLTGGNRGPINRLIYEEQKLEAEELLKQLAKAFPGNIAVELNRFGDSGEQEVESILIPLADKLDIPLVATNECFFPKPDMHEAHDALICIAQGKTMAEADRWHVSPQAWFKTPQEMRELFHDLPEACDNTIIIAQKCAIAANTRKPLLPICPKVREGATEEETLRAMAWEGLEKRLETIGADDEKRTLYSERLKTELDIIVGMGFPGYFLIVADFIQWAKAHDIPVGPGRGSGAGSLVAYALTITDIDPIPFGLLFERFLNPERVSMPDFDIDFCQDRRDEVIRYVRQEYGGNRVAQIITFGKLQAKAAVRDVGRVLGLPYGMVNRVAELIPNNPAKPVSLGQAIEGETRLQEMRDSDESIRRLLEIALQLEGLYRHASTHAAGVVIGDRELVELVPLYRDPKSDMLVTQYNMKFVEQAGLVKFDFLGLTTLTILKRGLDFLKEQGIEVDISMIPLDDKRTFDMLARGDTAGVFQFEGAGMRDMLKQMAASRLEDLIAGVSLYRPGPMANIPDYCRRKHGEPWEPPHEEIREILEETYGIMVYQEQVMQIAQKMAGYSLGGADLLRRAMGKKIASEMEKQRAIFTEGAINRGIPEQKAIEVFDLMARFADYGFNKSHAAAYALVSYQTAWMKANYPVAFLAGCMSLAREKTDKLAALCQEARRMKIPLLPVDINRSMTDFSIEQLEDGQQGIRYALSAIKRVGAAAMDRIVAARGDRPFVDLTDFAERCDPKSLNKIQIESLAKAGAFDSVLKERHVVFASADIILRRAQARAQEQNMGQTGLFGGTGQEREILRLNEGKPWPDFERLSLEASAIGFHMSAHPLDGYRPVLRRLGVTPSNALENVAKLGTTRVKIAGCVVDKKERPTKTGKKMAWVTLSDSGGSCEVTLFSETLLMCRDLLVTGQALLVTAELKLDGDALRITAQSVTDLESAAAAERSEIRVWLNEERALHDLTAMLGEVRGGHGKVILVPVLEEMRNVEVVLPGRYRATPRLAEQIRTVRGVEKAEQW; encoded by the coding sequence ATGTCTCATGCCGATTTTATTCATCTCCGTAACCATTCCGCTTACTCCTTGAGCCAAGGGGCTATTCGCATCCCTGATCTTGTTGCCCTTGCAGCAAAAAATAAGATGCCTGCGGTGGCATTGACGGATAGTGGTAATTTATTTGGGGCTTTAGAGTTTTCTCTTTTATGTCGAAGCGGTGGTATCCAGCCTATTGTTGGGTGTCAGCTTGCCCTTCCTGCACGAAATACAAAACCCGGCGCTCCATCAGAACCATTGGTGGTTTTGGCCCGGAATGAAGTGGGCTTAGCCAATCTTCAGATTTTATCATCATATGGCTTTTTGAATGGAGATCCGGCAGATCCTACTGTAGCGGTTGATGTTTTATGTCAGCATTCAGAGGGTTTGTTTTTATTAACTGGTGGCAATCGAGGGCCAATTAATCGCTTAATTTATGAAGAGCAAAAATTAGAAGCGGAAGAACTCTTAAAACAATTAGCTAAGGCGTTCCCAGGAAATATTGCCGTCGAATTGAATCGTTTTGGTGATAGTGGCGAGCAAGAAGTTGAATCGATCCTCATTCCTTTAGCGGATAAGCTGGATATTCCTCTTGTGGCTACCAATGAATGTTTCTTCCCCAAACCTGACATGCATGAAGCTCATGATGCTTTGATTTGTATTGCTCAGGGTAAGACCATGGCAGAGGCAGATCGGTGGCATGTATCGCCGCAGGCGTGGTTTAAAACACCTCAGGAAATGAGGGAGTTATTCCATGATTTACCTGAGGCGTGCGACAATACGATTATAATCGCTCAGAAATGTGCGATTGCGGCTAACACGCGCAAACCTCTTTTACCCATATGTCCAAAAGTGCGTGAGGGGGCGACAGAGGAAGAAACCTTACGTGCGATGGCGTGGGAGGGGCTTGAAAAAAGATTAGAGACTATTGGCGCGGATGACGAGAAGAGAACTCTTTACTCTGAGCGATTAAAAACCGAACTTGATATTATTGTCGGGATGGGATTTCCCGGATATTTCTTAATCGTTGCAGATTTTATTCAATGGGCAAAAGCGCATGATATTCCTGTCGGGCCAGGGCGAGGCTCTGGTGCAGGTTCCTTGGTGGCATATGCGCTAACGATTACAGATATTGATCCTATTCCGTTTGGGTTGTTGTTCGAGCGTTTTTTGAATCCTGAACGTGTTTCTATGCCGGATTTCGATATCGATTTCTGTCAGGATCGACGGGATGAAGTCATTCGATATGTGCGTCAGGAATATGGTGGCAATCGTGTTGCGCAAATTATAACATTTGGAAAACTTCAAGCAAAAGCAGCGGTTCGAGACGTAGGGCGTGTGCTTGGTCTGCCTTATGGGATGGTGAACAGGGTTGCTGAACTTATTCCGAACAATCCGGCTAAACCCGTTTCTCTTGGACAAGCGATTGAAGGTGAGACGCGCCTTCAGGAAATGCGTGATAGTGATGAATCTATTCGGCGGTTGCTCGAAATTGCCCTGCAATTGGAGGGATTATATCGGCATGCTTCAACCCATGCAGCCGGTGTAGTGATTGGCGATAGAGAGTTGGTCGAACTGGTGCCGCTGTATCGTGATCCTAAAAGCGATATGTTGGTAACCCAATATAACATGAAGTTTGTTGAGCAGGCAGGCTTGGTAAAGTTTGACTTCCTTGGTTTGACAACGCTTACAATCTTAAAAAGAGGGCTCGATTTCTTAAAAGAACAGGGCATTGAAGTTGATATTTCAATGATCCCGTTAGACGATAAACGCACTTTTGACATGCTTGCACGTGGCGATACGGCTGGTGTCTTCCAGTTCGAAGGTGCGGGCATGCGAGATATGCTGAAGCAAATGGCGGCCAGTCGGTTGGAAGATTTGATCGCAGGCGTTTCTCTCTATCGTCCGGGGCCGATGGCCAATATTCCTGATTATTGTCGGCGTAAACATGGAGAGCCTTGGGAGCCACCACACGAAGAAATTCGTGAAATTTTGGAAGAAACCTATGGCATCATGGTTTACCAAGAGCAGGTGATGCAAATTGCTCAAAAGATGGCGGGGTATAGCCTTGGGGGGGCAGATTTATTACGCCGTGCAATGGGTAAAAAGATCGCATCTGAGATGGAAAAGCAGCGTGCAATCTTCACAGAAGGGGCGATTAACCGAGGGATACCCGAGCAAAAAGCGATTGAGGTTTTTGACCTCATGGCACGCTTTGCCGATTATGGATTTAATAAATCCCATGCGGCAGCATACGCTTTGGTCTCTTATCAAACCGCTTGGATGAAAGCGAATTATCCTGTTGCTTTCTTGGCAGGGTGTATGTCTCTCGCGCGTGAAAAAACGGATAAGCTTGCTGCGTTATGTCAAGAAGCGCGCCGTATGAAGATTCCGCTTTTACCGGTTGATATTAACCGCTCTATGACTGATTTTTCGATTGAACAGTTGGAAGATGGGCAGCAGGGTATTCGGTATGCTCTTTCTGCAATTAAGCGTGTTGGAGCAGCAGCGATGGATCGGATTGTTGCGGCGCGTGGGGATCGTCCCTTTGTGGATTTGACTGATTTTGCGGAACGGTGTGATCCTAAAAGCCTTAATAAAATTCAAATTGAGAGCCTTGCGAAGGCAGGTGCTTTTGATAGCGTTCTAAAAGAGAGGCACGTCGTTTTTGCAAGTGCAGATATTATTTTGCGTCGAGCGCAAGCGCGTGCTCAAGAGCAGAATATGGGGCAGACCGGTCTGTTCGGTGGAACTGGTCAAGAGCGTGAAATTTTAAGATTGAATGAAGGTAAGCCGTGGCCTGATTTTGAGCGTTTATCTTTGGAAGCTTCGGCCATTGGGTTTCATATGAGTGCTCATCCACTTGATGGGTATCGGCCTGTTTTGCGTCGTTTGGGTGTTACGCCGTCAAATGCTTTGGAAAATGTGGCAAAGCTTGGAACAACACGCGTGAAAATAGCCGGGTGTGTTGTTGATAAGAAGGAACGCCCGACAAAAACCGGTAAAAAAATGGCATGGGTCACTTTGTCAGACAGTGGCGGAAGCTGTGAAGTAACGTTGTTTTCAGAAACGTTACTGATGTGCCGTGATTTGCTCGTTACGGGACAAGCTCTTCTCGTAACGGCAGAGTTGAAGTTGGATGGGGATGCGCTGCGTATTACGGCTCAGTCCGTCACAGATTTAGAGAGTGCAGCAGCTGCTGAAAGATCAGAAATTAGGGTATGGCTAAATGAAGAACGTGCTCTTCATGATTTGACAGCCATGCTAGGTGAAGTGCGTGGAGGTCATGGCAAAGTAATACTCGTTCCAGTTTTGGAAGAAATGCGGAATGTTGAAGTGGTCTTGCCGGGACGGTACCGGGCTACTCCCCGGTTAGCAGAACAAATTCGAACGGTTCGTGGTGTAGAAAAAGCGGAGCAATGGTAG